DNA from Amycolatopsis sp. DSM 110486:
CTCGGGGCTGACGTGCAGCACGACCGTGCCGTAGCCGGTGCCGGACATGCGGCCGTCGCAGATGCGCACGAGGTCGGTGACGCCGTCCTTGAGCAGTTTGGCGGGCAGGGGCACGTTGGCGACCTCCGGCATGCCTGGGTAGCCCTTCGGGCCGGCGCCGCGAATGACCAGGACGGTGTCGGCCGTGACGTCGAGATCCGGGTCGTCGGCGACGCGGTGGTAGTCCTCGGCGGTGTCGAACACCAGAGCCGGGCCGGTGTGAGTGAGCAGCTCCGGCGAGGCGGCCGACTGCTTGATCACCGCGCCGTCGGGCGCGAGGTTCCCGGTGAGCACGGCCGTGCCCGAACCCGTGGGCTGGAACGGCTCGGCCACCGGGGTGATCACCTCGTCGTTCCAGCACTCGGCGTCGGACACGTTGTCGGTCAAGGACTTCCCGGTCACCGTGACCGTGCCGGGGTGCAGCAGACCGGCTTCGGCCAAGCGCCGCACGACGACGGGCAGGCCGCCGGCGTAGCAGAAGTCCTCCATCAGGAACTTGCCCGACGGCATGAGGTTCACGAGCGTCGGCACGTCGCGGCCCAGCGCGTCGAAGTCCGCCATCTCCAGCGGCACGCCGACGCGGCCGGCGAGCGCCAGCAGGTGGATGATCGCGTTGGTGGAGCCGCCGATGGCCGCGTTCACCCGGATCGCGTTCTCGAACGCCTCACGGGTCAGGATCGACGACGGGCGCAGTTCCTCGTCCACCATCGCCACGATCCGCTGCCCCGCCGCCTGCGCCGTCTCGAAGCGGCGCGCGTCGACGGCCGGCCACGTCGCCGAGCCGGGGAGCTGCATGCCGAGCGCCTCGGCGAGACACGCCATGGTGGACGCGGTGCCCATGGTCATGCAGTGGCCGTTGGACCGTGCCATGCAGCCCTCGGCGAAGAAGCACTCCTCCTGGCTCATCCGCCCGGCCTTGAGCTCCTCCTCGAACTTCCACACGTGCGTGCCGGACCCCACGTCCTCACCGCGGAACTTGCCGTTGAGCATCGGCCCGCCGGTCACCATCACCGCGGGAAGGTCCACGCTCGCCGCGCCCATCAGCATCGCCGGGGTGGTCTTGTCGCAACCGGACAGCAGCACCACACCGTCGAGCGGGTTGGCGCGGATGAGCTCCTCGACCTCCATCGCCATCAGGTTGCGGTAGAGCATGGCGGTGGGACGCATGAGCGTCTCGCCGGTGGCCATCGTCGGGAACACCAACGGGAACCCACCGGCCTGCCACACACCGCGCTTCACCGCCTCGGCCACGCGCGTCAGGTGCACGTTGCACGGCGCCAGCTCCGACGCACTCGTCGCGATCCCGATCACGGGCCGGCCGTCGAACACGTCCGAGCCGAAGCCCTGCGACCGCATCCACGACCGGTGGATCATCCCGGCGCGGCCCGACGCGCCGAACCAAGCCGCGCTGCGCCGCTCGCCCTGCCGTTGCTCCACGCGAACCTCCCGTGCCCGGTGCCCGAACCCCCACTCCACCGCAGACCACGCGGTGGGGCAAGTGATCAGCCCTTGACCGACCCGGTCAGCCCACCGACGATCCGTCGCTGCGCCACTACGAAGAACCCCAGCGCCGGAACCATCGACAGCGCGGTGAACGCCAGCACCCGCGCCGTGTCCTGCGAATACTGCGACTGGAACGTCGCCACGCCCAGTGGCAGCGTGAAGTGCGCGCTGTCGTTGAACACCAGCAGCGGCAGCAGGTACGCGTTCCAGCTCGTGACGAACGCGAGCACCGCCACCGTGGTGAGCGCGGGCGCCGAGAGCGGCAGCATGATCCGCCAGAAGAACCCGAGCCGGCTCGCGCCGTCGAGCACGGCCGCGTCCTCGAGCTCCCCGGGCACGGCGTGCATGAACGGCCGCAGGATCACGATCGTCACGGGCAGCGAGAACGCCGCCTCCGGGATCGCGACGCCCAGCGGGTTCTCCAGCAGCCCGAGCTGGCGCAACCACAGGTACAGCGGCAGCGTGGCCACGCCCAGCGGGAACAGCAGGCCGAGCGTGAACAGGACATACACGGCTTCGCGGCCTTTGAAGGCGTAGCGGGACAAGGCGAATGCCGCCATCGAACCCAGGCCCACGGCCAGCACCGTCGCGATCACCGCGATCAGCGCGCTGTTGCCGAGGAACCGCCAGAAGTCCGGGGAGGTGACCACACTGCGGTAGTTGTTCCACACCCACGGCCCCGGCAGCCCGGCCGGATCGGTGTTGAGCTGCCCGTTGGTGCGGAAGCCGCCGAGCACCACGAACAGCAGCGGCACCACCGTGACCACCACGACGACGACCGCGGCCGCGTAGCCCGCGACCAGGCCCCAGCGCCGGCCCGCCACGTCAGCCCACCACCCTGGTCAGCGCACCCGCGGTGTCACGGCGAAGCGCGAACCGCTGGTACAGCAACGCGAACACGAAGCAGACCGCGAACAGCACCACGGCGACCGCGCTGCCGAAGCCGAACTCGTAGCGCTTGAACCCGTGGTCCACGAGGTAGCTGGCCATCGTGGTCGACGCGTTGGCCGGACCGCCCAGCGTCATGATCCACACGAGGTCGAACAGCTGCAGCGAACCGATCACGCTCAGGAACACCCAGATCCGGATCGTCGGGCCGAGCAGCGGCAGCACCACGTGCCGCGTGGTCTGCCACGCGGTGGCACCGTCGAGCGCGGCGGCTTCCCGCAGCTCCGGCGGCACGCCCTGCAGGCCCGCGAGCAACAGGATGATGCCGAAGCCGAGGTACTTCCAGGTCATGACCACGAACAGCGTGTACAGCACGATGCCCGGGTCCGCGAGCCACTGGTGCACGAGCCCGCCCAGGCCCACGCCGCGCAGCAGCTCGTCCACGAACCCGTTCGGCTGCAGCATGAGCAGCCAGATCACGGCGGTGATCGCCTCCGACAGCACGTACGGAGCGAACACGACCATCCGCAGGAACGTGCGGCCCTTGAGCTTGCGGTCCAGCAGCAGCGCGATGCCGATGCTCAGCGGCAGCTGGACCACGATCGAGAGCACGGCGATGACAACGTTGTGCGCGATCGCGCCACGGAACACCGCGCCGCCGAACGCGTCGGCGTAGTTCTGGAACCCGACGAAGTCCGTGAGCGGGCCGAACCCGTTCCACGAGTACAAGCTGTAGTACACCGCGATGCCGATCGGCACGAGCACGAACCCGGCGAACAGCACCAGCGCGGGTCCGAGCAGCAGCGCCAGCTCGAGCCGGGTGCGGCCCCGGCGCCGCGACGGGCGCCGGGGTGCACTGTGGACGGTCCGCGCGAGCGGCCGCGGCGGAGCGGGAGCCGCCATCACTTGTTCCCGGTGGCGGCCTGGTTCACGGCCTGCACCACCGCTTCCGGGTTGCCCTGCCCCGCGAACAGGTTCGCGACGGCGTCGTTGAGCGCCTGCCCGACGGCGGTCGGGAACGCGCGGTCGAAGTACATCTGCACGTACGACGCCTTGCGCGTTTGCTCGGCCACGGCCTTGAGTGACTCGCTCTTCAACGACGCCACGGCGTCGGCGTTCACTGGCAGGCCCGAGCCGGCCTCGGCGATCTTCTGCTGCACCGGCGTGCTCGTGAGGTACTGCAGGAACCCGGCGCACGCGGCCGCGGCGCGCGTCGTGCACGAGAACCCGTCGCCGCCACCGAGCAGCACGGCGGGGTCACCCGTGCCGCCGGGCACCGACGGGAAGGGGAACCAGCCGAGCTTCGAGTCGAGGTCCTTGTCGTCGGTGAGCGAGGACATCGTGCTCGGGTCCCAGTCGCCCTGCAGCTCCATCGCGGCCTTGCCGTTGGCGACGAGCCCGGCCGAGCTGCCGGCGCCCTGCTGCGCCGGCGTGCCGTTGAACCCGGTCTGGAAGGGCTGCGTCGCGAGGAAGCCCTGCAGGTCCTGGCCGGCCTTGACCCAGCACGGGTTCTGCAGTTTCACGGCCGTGATCTCGTCCTTGAGCACCTGCGCGGAGCACGCGCGCACGGCGAAGTAGTCGTAGTAGAACGCGTCGGGCCAGCGGTCCTTGCCACCGAGCGCGATGGGCGCGATGCCCGCGGCCTTCAGCTTGCCGATGGCGGCGTTGAAGTCCGCCATGGTCGTCGGCGGAGCCGTGATCCCGGCCTGGGCGAACAGGTCCTTGCGGTACCAGAACCCGACGACGTGCTGCACGTACGGCACGCCGTACTGCTTCCCGCCGACCTGCCAGCCCTGCGCCGTCGGACCGACGCTCCCGATCCAGCTCTGCACCGACGACGTCAGGTCGGCCACGCGACCCGATTCGACCTGCGAAGCCTCGTCCCCGCCGCCCCACTGCTGGTAGAGGTCCGGTGGCGTGTTCGACTGCAGCGCCAGCGGCACCTTCGTCGGGAACTCCTCGTTCTGGATCGGCTGCACCGTGAACGACACGTCGGGGTGCGCCTTGTGGTAGTCGTCGGCGACCTGCTGCCACAGCGACCGCACGGGTTCCGCGGTGCCGTTGTGCCACCAGGTCAGTGTGACCGGTCCCGACGCGGCGGCCGGGCCTTCGTCGCCACCTCCCCCGCACGCGGACAGCACGAGCGCGGCTGCCGCGACGAGCGCGGCGAGGGGAAATCTCCGGCTGGGACGC
Protein-coding regions in this window:
- a CDS encoding IlvD/Edd family dehydratase; the protein is MEQRQGERRSAAWFGASGRAGMIHRSWMRSQGFGSDVFDGRPVIGIATSASELAPCNVHLTRVAEAVKRGVWQAGGFPLVFPTMATGETLMRPTAMLYRNLMAMEVEELIRANPLDGVVLLSGCDKTTPAMLMGAASVDLPAVMVTGGPMLNGKFRGEDVGSGTHVWKFEEELKAGRMSQEECFFAEGCMARSNGHCMTMGTASTMACLAEALGMQLPGSATWPAVDARRFETAQAAGQRIVAMVDEELRPSSILTREAFENAIRVNAAIGGSTNAIIHLLALAGRVGVPLEMADFDALGRDVPTLVNLMPSGKFLMEDFCYAGGLPVVVRRLAEAGLLHPGTVTVTGKSLTDNVSDAECWNDEVITPVAEPFQPTGSGTAVLTGNLAPDGAVIKQSAASPELLTHTGPALVFDTAEDYHRVADDPDLDVTADTVLVIRGAGPKGYPGMPEVANVPLPAKLLKDGVTDLVRICDGRMSGTGYGTVVLHVSPESAAGGPLALVRTGDRITLDTPARSLTLHVSDEELAARRAEWSAPESPYVSGYTWLYTHHVTQAHQGADFDFLHGSRGPGVPRDSH
- a CDS encoding carbohydrate ABC transporter permease, translating into MAGRRWGLVAGYAAAVVVVVVTVVPLLFVVLGGFRTNGQLNTDPAGLPGPWVWNNYRSVVTSPDFWRFLGNSALIAVIATVLAVGLGSMAAFALSRYAFKGREAVYVLFTLGLLFPLGVATLPLYLWLRQLGLLENPLGVAIPEAAFSLPVTIVILRPFMHAVPGELEDAAVLDGASRLGFFWRIMLPLSAPALTTVAVLAFVTSWNAYLLPLLVFNDSAHFTLPLGVATFQSQYSQDTARVLAFTALSMVPALGFFVVAQRRIVGGLTGSVKG
- a CDS encoding carbohydrate ABC transporter permease, coding for MAAPAPPRPLARTVHSAPRRPSRRRGRTRLELALLLGPALVLFAGFVLVPIGIAVYYSLYSWNGFGPLTDFVGFQNYADAFGGAVFRGAIAHNVVIAVLSIVVQLPLSIGIALLLDRKLKGRTFLRMVVFAPYVLSEAITAVIWLLMLQPNGFVDELLRGVGLGGLVHQWLADPGIVLYTLFVVMTWKYLGFGIILLLAGLQGVPPELREAAALDGATAWQTTRHVVLPLLGPTIRIWVFLSVIGSLQLFDLVWIMTLGGPANASTTMASYLVDHGFKRYEFGFGSAVAVVLFAVCFVFALLYQRFALRRDTAGALTRVVG
- a CDS encoding ABC transporter substrate-binding protein encodes the protein MRPSRRFPLAALVAAAALVLSACGGGGDEGPAAASGPVTLTWWHNGTAEPVRSLWQQVADDYHKAHPDVSFTVQPIQNEEFPTKVPLALQSNTPPDLYQQWGGGDEASQVESGRVADLTSSVQSWIGSVGPTAQGWQVGGKQYGVPYVQHVVGFWYRKDLFAQAGITAPPTTMADFNAAIGKLKAAGIAPIALGGKDRWPDAFYYDYFAVRACSAQVLKDEITAVKLQNPCWVKAGQDLQGFLATQPFQTGFNGTPAQQGAGSSAGLVANGKAAMELQGDWDPSTMSSLTDDKDLDSKLGWFPFPSVPGGTGDPAVLLGGGDGFSCTTRAAAACAGFLQYLTSTPVQQKIAEAGSGLPVNADAVASLKSESLKAVAEQTRKASYVQMYFDRAFPTAVGQALNDAVANLFAGQGNPEAVVQAVNQAATGNK